The following nucleotide sequence is from Penaeus vannamei isolate JL-2024 chromosome 10, ASM4276789v1, whole genome shotgun sequence.
TTCTGCAAGCTTTAGGTATTTTTACCCAAAATTATCTTAATTTGCTTCTCAAAAGCTGATAGAAAATCAGTGGTTATAAAAGTATGCTTTTTTTTCGAAAACAGTATTGTGATACCAAGAAACAGAACCTAATCTTATAGGTGATATTACAACCAGTTCATAATAAGATTATCACATTAGTGTTATCATAAAATAATGCTTAACTTACAAtatcaaaaaataacaaatgtacTTTTACCTCACTCACTAACCACCTAGCATTTATGTATCTGGCAAGTCCCAATATCtccaaaaaataattaaagaaaacccTATAATTTCAGTCTACAATTTCCTTGTAATAGTGTCCCATGATGATGGGGAACGGGTGAAAGGTAAAAAGAGTGTCATGTTATAATATGTGCCTTTAAAAAAGTATTAGTCTCATAAAAGCCTACTGCTATGAAAATCTTTCTAGAGATGAAATTTCATATAATCATGTGCACAGCAAACTATATATTTTAATCAAAAACTACTGTATTTTTACTCCATTCAATAGCTATTCTAAAAAGTTTAGGAAGGGTATAATAACTTCATAGAACATTTAGTTGTGTACATTTGAAATAAATATAGAGTAACTATCAAAGAAATATATAGCTCAGAATCTATATgccatctatatatgaatattttctaACAAATAATAGAACTCATAACTGGAGGAATTTGGTAATTTTTTTGATGGTCAACTCTTTTAAAATTCaggtttatctgtttatcaccATTCCAGAGGTTCCTTAGATATAGACTTAAAGCAAACATCTATTCATGTTTACATTTCGGTAATTTTATGGAATGCCTTTGAAGTACcgtttaatgatatcaatagataTCCTATCATCCtctagtacatatatatgaaggaatTATGCTGCtgaacccccacattcttggctctGATAtcaagggagggcatgaaaggtagcACGGAAATTAAGGggcaaaatatgaataatattcacagaatcagtcactataagGTTAAATGTCAGGGGCACAACCCCTGCAATCCCCCTATGAGGGCTGAAACCCCCCAGCCTCTGACcataaaaacaaagaatcctccaagtattcatggcaggagagagtgTCAGACAGACTCAGGATCAGTCCCTCATTTATGTCGAATCTTCAAGTCGATCATACGCTCTGCCCTCATCGCTCCTGCATTTTGGTTGTGTGCTCTACTCTTGTCATAAATACATagaggattctttgtcttccattgTGGGAATTGGGAGGTGGTTAAACCCTAGGAAGGGGATTGCAGGGGGCACAGCTCCCTGAGACAATATAAGGGACTGATTTTGTATATGTTCGTCACATTTTACCCCCGTAAttcccctggtacctttcataccCTCCCCTACTATTGGGGCTAAGATTGTAACTAATGGGGGATTCCATGGCATAATTTCAAAATACTTGGAtaataaagagtgagaggaatccatagACACCAAAAGAGGTATTCTGCAAAATTACCTACATTTCTACTACTCTTTTCTGAAGGGGTAGTAGACAGACTAAAAGTTATATTTAATCAAGTTTATGaaatgatatgaaatatacaatTCCAACACTGTCCTGAatttagtaaaaaagaaaaagaaaaagaaaaaaaggagacacatCATAATGCAGTAAATCACTCTTGATATATTGCAAGAGTTCACTCTTTAAGTACTTCATCAGACAGCACCACTGCTTTCATTACACTAAACAATAGCTTATGAATTCCCAAGTAGAGTTGAATAAAAACTTTCTCTATTCTGTTCTTAAAACATTACTTGAAATTGACttaataagaaatgaagaaataaatatatataatgcttcTGGTGGTATTTTGTGACACAGTCACTAACCAAATTTTATACAATCGGAATGGCTTCTTGTCTATTCTAGAAAACACTAGTATGGCAATCAACATACGGGTAAATCTACGGATACGTGATTAAAATGATGAACTGAATTAGGGCTTGCTTATTATGAGTCAAAACATCCGTTTATGTTCGTCATAGgcctacctttctgtctgtctgtcttacacaTCTCTTCAGCCCGGTCTTGGCTATTCCGGAACCACGTGTCAAAGACACTTTCCTTTTTGCCACTGATAATATGAATGGTCTAAATAACGATATACACTAATCCAGTCTAAATACTTCCTGTTCCTGATAATCTCGTCACAAAAGCATATTATGAGGCTTCTTGAGTGCTAATGCCAAGACCACTTGTTGACGGTCTATTTACCGTTGCTTCAGGGCGATATTCTTTTAAAATGTTATTACACCATATAGGATATGATATTAACTCACCCAGTCAAGACATATTTAAGCTCTTGGTGATGAACTAAGACGCTAAAATCGGTCTATTCAAAACAAGTGTTCCTTCCATCAGCCATGTTGGTGTGGGTTATCTTGATCATTTGTCCGATTTTGtcaatttgtttattgttttatttcttgcctGGCATCAGGATTGCTTCAGACATTTAATGGTCATTTTCGATAAAATAAacacatagaaaaatatattccGTTAGTAATGCATTAGATATGCGGCAAAAATAATAAAGTCCAAAGAAAGAGCAGAGATCACCGAAGTCAGCCGTCAAAACTTTCGGAGGCCTTCACAGACGCAGAGGGAGATCAAGTGCTGATTGGCTGACCGGATTGTTGTCATCTGAAGCTCGATGCTCATTGGTTAATCGGCAAAGGACACGGCTCTTCTGCTAaataattatttcttcttttcttcacctgctatggtttttatcttttttcttaattgCGGTCTACATGTCATATTGCACGACTTTATATTTTACTGTGCCCCTGAAGAAATTATCTAAGATTCTTATTACAAACATGAAAGAGAGCAGCGGGACAACATTAGTCTTGCAATAAATCACACTGGGGTGATAAGTTATTTACTAAAATGAGTTACAGTCATTTGTTTATATCTTAGGAACAATCAAAATTAATATTCTAATCTGGCTAGCTAAGAATCCATCTTGCAGCGGTTCTTATATCAAAATGTACATACGATGTTAAATTGAAAATTGTTTTGTAAAAAATACATGTTAACAAGGGCAAAGTCTAAATTACAAATAAACTAATCGGTTAAACCCTCCTGTTTCTCGTCATTAACCTGCCGCAGATACAATTAGCGCGGGACAAATGGTGGTTAAGAAAGCGCAGAAAAGGCACTCACTGAATGGCTCTTCGGCTCTCTTGCCGTCAGTGGATGAGTGTCTTGCCTAGAGTGTGGGTGTCGTGTGACGTTCTCCCTGCTTTTGTGAGTTATTGAGTTCTGCAGCATGTATTTTTGCTCGGAGGGTCGTCATGGGTTGTGTAGAAAGCAAAAAAGTGGTGGAGAATGTATCTAGCAGTGATATCAAGACTGTGTGCCATCTCGAGGATGTGTTTGGCGATGAGAAGTGTCGGAGTGAAGGACTTTCCGAAACCGAAGTCAAGTGCGAACTTAGGGTTGACGATGGAAACAACCTTGCAGAGAAAATCAAACTCGAAAGACTGAACAAGAGTAACAAGTTTAAAACCAAGTACGACCCGCGAATCACGGCCAAATATGACATCAAAGCACTCATAGGCAAGGGGACGTTCAGCAAAGTGGTTCGGGTCGAGAACAGACTCACGAAACAACCATATGCCATCAAGATCATCGAGTCCAAGGAAGGGCGAGAGGCGTTCGAGGCCGAACTGGCGATATTACGGCGTGTGAAGTGCCCCTATATTATACAGCTAGTGGAGGTGTTTGAGAGTGTGGATAAAATATACATGGTGATGGAACTCGCCACGGGGGGAGACCTCTTTGACAAAATCATGACCAAAGGCCCTTTCTCGGAGAGGGACGCGGTCAAAGTCCTCAAGATGGTGCTGGAGGGCGTGAAGTACTTGCACAATCTAGGCATCACTCACAGGGATCTGAAGCCGGATAACTTATTATATTACCATCCGGGAACGGACTCCAGACTCATGATCACGGACTTCGGTCTGGCCCACACCAGGAGGTAGGTCGGTGCCAAGTCGGATAACAGTTCGTAGTCTTTGGGTCCGTGTGGTGTATGTAGGCCCTCACGAGCGATGTTGTGTTGCAGATTCACATTTGTGTTAATTAAAACATGTAGTGCAAACTATTTCACCGAGTAGCAGTTAGCCCATGAGATTTCGGTTATTGTGCCATTAGTATGCAAAAGTTTGGTGACGGGTAATTATTGGTTAATTAACGATTTGGTATAGCTTTTGAAAATACCATTATTGTAAGATTGTGCACGtttgcgtgcatatgtatatgcatgtttgtttgtgtatatatagg
It contains:
- the LOC113822019 gene encoding serine/threonine-protein kinase H1 homolog encodes the protein MGCVESKKVVENVSSSDIKTVCHLEDVFGDEKCRSEGLSETEVKCELRVDDGNNLAEKIKLERLNKSNKFKTKYDPRITAKYDIKALIGKGTFSKVVRVENRLTKQPYAIKIIESKEGREAFEAELAILRRVKCPYIIQLVEVFESVDKIYMVMELATGGDLFDKIMTKGPFSERDAVKVLKMVLEGVKYLHNLGITHRDLKPDNLLYYHPGTDSRLMITDFGLAHTRRSADDLLMNTICGTPEYIAPEMVARRRYTNAVDLWAVGVITYILLRGDFPFFDADRIRLYKKILKGNYNLSDEVWQEVSESGRDFVRGVLEVDPQARLTAVEALRHQWILANHSPKTRQAPSPGGSWGRRSSSRSSHSSRSARSATSLRTDRRRVKPQELERLNQTGSSSVTHPTHRTVYMS